In one Brassica oleracea var. oleracea cultivar TO1000 chromosome C9, BOL, whole genome shotgun sequence genomic region, the following are encoded:
- the LOC106318120 gene encoding uncharacterized protein LOC106318120 → MSSRSKAWLVAATIGAVEASKDQLGLCRWNYMIRSVNQRIRNNVRSATQANRFSSSSTTVVASCKDGDKAKKAEESLRTVMYLSCWGPN, encoded by the coding sequence ATGAGTTCAAGGAGCAAAGCATGGTTAGTGGCAGCAACCATTGGAGCTGTGGAGGCCTCCAAAGACCAATTAGGTCTATGTAGGTGGAATTACATGATCCGATCGGTGAATCAACGTATCCGAAACAATGTGAGATCCGCTACTCAGGCGAACAGGTTCTCTTCTTCGTCCACCACCGTTGTCGCCTCCTGTAAGGATGGTGACAAGGCCAAGAAAGCTGAGGAGTCTCTCAGGACAGTCATGTACTTGAGCTGTTGGGGTCCTAATTGA